The window GAAGTAGCTCGTGGCCTCATAATCAGGCTAATCCACACCATACGGCGAGTGATCAGCCTTTAATAATATATCAATATAGTTGTTGGTACTGATGTCGACAATAAAATTGTCAATCATTTTAACGTATGATCCTGAAAATGAGGCAGGTTCATtcctccagtgggccacaccaaaggaagctgcaatgataatgacacccaccattgaaatctttttaaggGTTATCgtgattttttttaccatccaacctattcgctACAGTACGAGTCTAATTAGCCTCATAATCAGGGTCATCTACATCATACGACGGGTGATCAGTCTTCAACGATGCATCAATGTAGTTGTTGTTGCTAGTGTCGACCATCGAATCGCCAAACTCAGAACGACAGAGAtggagagaaagatagagaggaAGATTCTAACCATTGTTATTTTATAGGTATTTAAGGGTTGGTATGGACTTTTATTTATAATGTTTGGTTTATGTCGTCTGTAACTTGGGACGTATATTTCTTACGAAGTTCGTACGCAAGGATTTTACGTGGAGTCCcaagtgatgtttttgagaaatccaccccatccattagttttactagctcattttagaatgtgacaaaaaatgaaatgtatccaaaacttaattgGACCATACAAGAGGAAATAGCGAAAATTCAGCGAGCaccattgaagcattcttatgaccataaaagttttatatcaagttaTTTTttcagtgttttcacttcatcctattgggaatgaccttataaacggtttggatagcatataaacataaaggtGGAGCAGTTATGTGATTGTTATTATTATATCgttaatttgttattattattgtcaGGTTATATATTAGATTTTTATTGTTAAATTGTTATTCTTAAATTGTATATATATTAGATTTTTAAGTAAATCATATATTAGATTTTTTCTATTAAATTGAGaatttgttattgttattgttaggTAGTATAttagatttttattatttaaattattactcttaaattgtatatatatatatatatatatattaaaattttaaagtaaattatttattaaatttgtTTCTATTAAATTATTAGTTGTATGATTGTTATTATTAGATtgttaatttgttattattatttttaggttgtataataatttttattattaaattgtATGTTAGATTTTTACTATTAAATTATTTGTTATATGATTGCTATTGTTAGATTGTTAATTTGTTATTACTATAGTTATGTTATATATTAAAGTTTTATTGCTAAATTGTATATATATTAGATTTTTAATATTAAATTGTatattaattttttattgttaAATTGTTAGTTATGTGATTGTTATTGTTAGATTGTTAATTTGTTAttgttatagtttgattatatatTAGATTTGTATTGTtagattattattgttattattagatTGTATATTAGATTTTTATTATTAGATTGTTCTTGTTATTGTTAGGTTGTATAACAAATTTTCATTAATTGTTCAATTGgttaaattaattttttattttttctaattgttgtagtataggataattagttacccattctCTTATACTCAATTgagaatttttatattttcaggCATTAATATAGTGTATTTTTTAacacatagaaattctcaaattatctcatttttttttatagttcAAGATTATATATATTGGAATGCTTtcatttgttttaatttaaatacatatatttgtttcGACTCATCTTCCTTTTCTCTATAGATatatttcttatatttatttatgtcgtcaaatatccacactttataTTGATACTTAACATGAGAATcaaatacatgatcaatatttctATAGAAATAAGGGGGGATGCTATCAGAATTTTGATATGAcattttaattataaaataaatgaattacAATCTATTTAATCTTAAATAGGTAACTGATTTAGATATTATAGTTAGGCAAGTATAGCCTGTATGAAAGCATTACAATATATGAAGTGTAGATAATTTATTTTCATGATATTCAAATTCTCACTCCTTAAATCTCACTCTGCTATAAGTTAACACCACTTTGTTATGATAAATgcataaaattaattttttatctCTATATTTATAAATGACTAGTTAGAAAGTCTCATGTATCTTTAATATCAATGCATCAGCCACATCTCCTCTTATTATGGAGGGTGAAGTGTCTTCAGCCTAAaccaaaggaaagaaaatatcaGCAGTGTGGAATAACTTTTAAGAAGTCGTGCTTAATGATATAGTGAAGATTATGTGTTCGTTGTAAATTATTATACACTAAGAATCATGAGGAGGGAAATACTCATTTAAATAGACATAAGAAAAGTTGttgaaataaatcaaaaattTCAATTCCAGGTCAACAATTGCTTTCATTTACCAAGATTGAAGGGCACGACTCTCAACGTATATTTTTTACTCATAAGTATGACAAAGAAAAGTTGAAAGTGTAGTATGTAAGATTATTAATTATTGaagataaaaaaatttaaatgataAAGAGTAAAGTTTTCATAAGATATAGTAAATTCTTTAATCATCAACTTGAGAAGACCTTCCGCATCACTGTAATAAGAGTGCATGAAGATATACGTAAACAAGaagataaaaatgaaaaaaaaaattgcattagTCTTTAGAATAAGTTTGActtgtgatttatggatgaagttCAATCAAAAAAATAGATATATTTCATTAACCGTGCACACTACgttgatgaaaattgaaaattctgtAAGATAATTTTTAACTTATGCTACCTTCGTCCTCCTCATACTGATTTAGTTATTTCTAATTGCATATATAGTTGTTTATTGAAGTGGggcattaaaaagaaaatatctctaataactttagataatgcttctgCAAATGATAATATAATTTCCTTCTTACATAACAAGTTTAAGATaactaaaaatttatttatttttttgagaaaatATTTCAAATTGGGTGTTGTACTCACATACTAAACTTGATTATACAAGAATAGTTAAAAATAATTAACTACATTATAAAAAAACATAAGAGTGTGTAAAATAATAAGGGAGTGACCTTCAAGATTGAGTACATGTAGTGATATAAtccaatgtttgaatgagaaatctcaaaaaaaaaaaaaacattaaattaGATGTATACATATGTTGGAATTCGACTTTAAAAATATTAGAATCAGTTATAGAATTAGAACTTGCATTTCTTAAATATGCGACGCATGATAAAACGTATACTTGATTGCTTACTAAAGATGGTTGGAATAAAATAAAACAACTACACACATTTTTCAAAGTTTTTTAAgactatataatttttttaaaaaaataagtatCCTACAGCAAATTTTTTGTATTCGTCTGTTTAGAAGATTAAAAACGCCCTGAAAAAAGTGTCGATGAGGGTTTGAATTTTCTACAACTAATAGTAATTGATATGCAAATGAAGTTTAATAAGTACTAGGATGAATACCATTTATTAATAGTCTTAGCAgttattttttattatcattGCAATATGAGCATGGATAAGttcatttttataaaaaaaattattcttTTGAAAAGGCGTAATTAAAACCTCTAAGGTTCATGACGCAATCGAAGAATTGTACACTTCGTATGTTTCTACTTTATCCGCAACCATAGTAAGTGATAAAGAAGTTAGAACTGTGAGTATTTCTATAAATCATGATATTATGCTCCATAAATACATGTCTTACTTAACATAAGAAAAAACAAATGATCATATAAAGGAATTAGAACTAGACTTGTATCTCAAAGAGTCAATTGTAAAGTGCTCGGATTTAGACTTTCATGCTTtaagatggtggaagatgagattCATTGACTCAAAATATCCTATACTGTCAATGATGGAACGAGACATAttgtcaatttcaatttcaacagTGACATCAGAATCCGCTTTTAATATAGGGAGTAAGGCtgtgagcaagtatcgaagtTCACTTTCACCAAAAATAATTAAAGCATTAATTTATATACAAGATTGGTTGTATTTGGTTTGGGGAGGCAGTACTTTTGATATTGAGTATGAGGATAAGGAGCAGCGAGGATATTAAGTTTCAAGAAGAGACTGCACCTGCAACAACATCAACATGAAGGaggttataaattattattaatctgtTGAAAGTGGTGTACTGTATATTTGAATATATTACACAAACGAAGAAATGCAATTACTTTAATTTTACTTTCTTTATATAATATTAGTACCTTGATTTGTCAATAATTTATCTTTGAGTCGGTATAGAGAGACTTTTAGGCTTTGTCCGTTCAACCAGCACCCATGTCGGTCTAATTAACCTATGGACAGTAGCAAACATACTGAGTTTCTGTTCTGTCGGTCTGACTAACAGGATTGTCGGTTCTTGTCGGTAGGACTAAAAGAACACAGTCGGTCTGACCAACAAACTCCGACCGTCACCAATCTAGTAATATCCATTTCATATAATAGactatttattttcattattGCTTTTGTTTATTATATTACAGACTTTTGTTTATCTTTTACATCAAGTTGTtgcttctattttttattttttttctaactaTATCAAAATACTAACTTTTAAAATATGAAGTGTAGATATGTCATCATCTGACCCATTACTTGACGTTTGGGACTACGATTCCCTAGTCCATTTCCCAaggtctaaaaaaaaaaaagattatgtATCGTTTATATAGGACAAAGTTTATTAACAAAACTCATCAACTTAGGTTACACCTAACATATAGGGGTGGAGATGCAAAACCGTGTCCTAAAGCCCCAAAGGAGATCCAACTTATTTTTCAGGCTATtctaaattcaaataaaaagctTGTAACCCTATGCAAACCTTCCATAAGACTTTTAATAGGCAAAAGTTCTAATATACGAAAGATAAGGAGTCAAAGAACTACTATGGAAAAGTAAGAAGAGCAAGTCAAATTATTAGAATTGGAAAAAGAGCAATTACAACTCGCCTTGAAACGTGGTATGTAATAGGCTTTTAGATATCATCGATGTCCTCCTAGACAACATGATATTGAAGTAGAATTGAACACGagcaaaaaaaaaagtaataaaccAAGTTTCTCTTCTATCTTGGTGTATTATATACAGTGTTGGGTACTCCATATAAATATACTCATAAAGAAAGCTTGAAAAAGCTAGTTTAAACTCTTATAATTATATAAGagcatgataataataataataataactctcTCCACGTTATGATTCAAGAGAGATGAATGAGCACCTATATAGAAATTTAGATAGCAACTCAAGCTTGATAAACGAATCTCTTGTTGTAAAAAAGGACAGAAACACATCTAAGGATGGATCAACGACGAAAGTGATGGATCCGATTCAGGTGCGGGAGGTAACTATCATAGACACGACCATGGTTATATGCCAAGAAAGCACTCCTCATATGGAAGATATTAACTTGATGTTGTGAATACCGTAAGTTCTCGAACTCAAAGCTCAAACTCAAACTGGGTTCTAGCTAGCTCAAGCTATTGACCGAACCAGACGGAGTTGTCCAATACAacttgaggaccgagctgagctgaaCTCAAGCCAACGTAAGCTGCTGGCCGAACGAGtagagttgtgccaagctcatcTCAGTTTGGGTTGATGTCCAGCTCTAGTGGGGTGcatagttttgtttttttttttttttttaaaaaaaagccttCTTCATGAAGGTACGGAAATGTAAATTCCATATCATGCCGAAgttattcttttaatttcaaattcccTATATTTAATGAGAAATGAGGAGAGCACTCAGTCAGGGTGCTTCTAGTTACATCAGTTCACTTTGACAATTCTATCAATTactctgaaccgtccattaagtccagaaTATATTTTATAATCTATTATTCAAAATTCACATTGATCGGATGATCTAATCGACCTTGATTTGGCCATATTTCGACAGCCAACCCTTCTtgcaagccatggatgggatggttgcaaTTGCCTTACGAAAgtaattctttagaatcataagcaatccatgattatCCTGACAAATAGATGGATCGAATTATGATTTCGACTATTTTTTATGTAACTGATCTTGTCCATTCATATTGAAGACCAtcaatcaaatggttaatatttgtcggaTCAGTGTGTTGTTTCAATGATAGCCCAAAAAATGTTCTCTAGACATAATGAACTGTCTGGATCAATGGATTGCGCCTTCTAAATATCGCAATGCAACAAGGAGCCCTATAccttatggaagcggattgggtggtgaccccaacaccacctagCGCTGCGGGCCCAACGTGATATATCTGtttcatatccatgctgtccatccgtttttccatgtcattttaaggcatgaaataaaaaataaagaagatctgaagctcaagtgtaccacaccacgtgaaacaaTGGGGGTAATGACacttacagttgaaaccttcctagggaccaccgtagtgtttatttgccatccaacctgttgataaggtcacacggacctggagaaagggaaaacacaaatatcagtttgatccaaaacttttgtggcccctcggaagtttttaatagtggcccCTTAGGTTTtttgtctgcttcatttttaggctcattcccTAAACTTAGATggaaagacggatggacggcgtagataaaacgcATACTAACTGTGGGCCCCAATCCGCACCCAATCCGCTTTCGTAACTTATATAGTGATATGGAGCACTGTAGCTTTTCTCGTACTGAATATATCGCTACCTTACTCATTTCCTTTTTTATTCAAAATGGGCTTTGATTGGGCTATGAATCGCCGTTCCATGGTACAGTACGGGGCTGGTATCGGTTTCCAATTGGACTCGGACAGTAGCTCCGCCTCTAGATCTTGGTACCCGTCGCTACTGTGGGTCTCACTATAAtctatgtgtttaatccattccgtccatccattttatcagctaattttaagtcatgatcccaaaaatgaggcagatctaaatatgaaggtggaccacaccactgaaaatagTGCTGATTGAACTACCACCATTAAAATGTTCTTAGGGaccgctgtaatgtttatataccatccaaaggtcacacagaactggacgaagggaaaacacaaatatcatcttgatccaaaacttttgtggacctcaagaattttttaatggtgggcattcactcaccattgtttcctggtgTGTGATcctcctaagatttggatatgccttatgTAGGAAATTGGATGGACATGGATAAAACGCATTCATCATGTTGGGGCCTACAGCTTTCCAACAAGGACCAGTACCGACCTGGGTACTGTAGGGGTTACTACAGAATCCGAATCCGATTTCGGTTTGGAAACCCGGATTGCATAAATGATGATCCACGGCATATGCTACTCGGGTCATAGACTCGTAATAAGAACATTCAATGGATGAAGCTAAGATTCaaatctgcatcatttttaggctcatcacctaaaatgatatgtaaaaatgcatggacggtctggataaaatacatgcattacggtgggcctcatgTAACCCCTGAGAGGACCGTCTGCCTCTGGCTTggcctggtgggggtagtacccaaaccCGGAAGGAACTGAATAGCCTAGTGAGTAAACTCTGCAggtcccaccgtgatttatgttctttatccactccatccatccattttactagataagtttaggttttgatctAAAAATgaagaccacatcacagaaacagtgtgaattgaacttctaccattgaaaaattcttaggggccacagaagttttggataagctgatgtttgtgttttccctccatccatgtctAAGTGATCCTATGAAGAGGTAGATGACAAAtcaccctaggaaggtttcaacggtggaaatcattattcctactgtttcctgtggtgtggtccacttgagctttggatttttgggctcaacccctaaaatgagctggaaaaacggatggacggcgtggataaacagcgTACAATCATGGCGGCCCGACGGAATCCAATTTCCCCAATCCCGCTTTTGGATGCACTTTTGCAAAAGGGGTTTCCACGCCAACTTTTTTGGTGGACCCAACGAGAAGTactctgtggaccctaccatgatgtatgtgtttcatccatgccgtccatctatttttctagatcattttaacatatgagacaaaaaatgacatatatcccgatctcaagtgaaccacattacaggaaacagtgttgaatgaacgtcaaccatgaaaaactttttgggggccataaaagttttggatcaagttgatctttgtttttaccttcatctgggtctgtatgacctaatcaacagattggatgtcaaataaacagtacagtgggccttaggaggattataatggtggatatccatcatccaatgactattgttttcctttgctgtgatccacctgagatttacatccctaTCATTTTCGGGATcaagactaaaatgatctgtaaaaatggatgaacggaacacatacatcatggtggggcccacatagcaccgaccaccagccaccgggctggtggcaggggggagtagccaatccgtataCTATTTTGCCAAGCAGATGGAGACCGCAGTACAATAAAGACTCGGGTTTGGCTGAAAAATGTAGTTTAGGCACCTAATGTTTCTTTTTAGGTGCCATCCAAACGGGCCTTTAAAAAATGGCTACATATGGCTTGGGCCACCACAGCTCCTGGaatttccaaaaatcatgaaatcatACTCTTGCAGACATGAAAGAGCTCTTTCTTTCCACTTAATCTGATTCGCTCATGAAGacgaggtgggccccagatcagacaGTGATGAAGATTCAACaacgtttgttttttttttttttttttcccattcaaAAAAAGGAAACTTTGAAGACTTTGAATTTATTAGCTGTTACTAATGTGTTATTCAACATAAGGCATTCTCTCACCTGCCTCTCTACAACCTCAAAAAAACAAAAGGACAAGGAAGACTAGTAAAAACACACTACGTGCACCACATGCAATTTTTCAATGAGAATAGATGATTAGAGATCCTAAATGCATTTGGAAGATCTCAAACCAATGGAAATTCGGGCCCCACGAAGAATGGGGATGTGGCCAATCTACCCATGTTTAGCTTATGTTGGCTTCCACAGGATCGTCGTTTCTGCGATCATGGAAGTGACCACATAGGGATCCATGTTCGAGGCGGGCCTCCTGTCCTCAAAATAGCCTGCAAGATCATCACAACATGTTTAGTCCCTTCATCATAAGACCGAATCATTTTAGGCCGATTGATGAATTGAATTTGAAAGATAAAAGGTCTACTACACTGATATGGGCTTTCCACCATTTCTTAGATGGCAACAACTCATCTGCAGCGCACATGCATACATGTAAtatgaaatccaggccatccaaatcattGACCCAAATGGGAGAATTGACTAATGACcctttgattgttttaatgaaatGGATGGCCAAAgaagaaaatacagcaacagtTCAAATTAAAACAAAATGGACCAGAGACAGAATACATCCTGAAGATCCATCCATGGTGAGGGCAAGCAATCCAAATGATGGTGCCATTTTGGATGGAATATATCCCGAAGATTGCATTTATTCGATTGTCGACAACAGCTGAtatgggatggttaagattgtccaattaagaaatagaaaaaacAGTTCAAGAGAAACTGATCAGCCATCCAAAATGGCGGAATTTGGAAAACATACCCAAATGGCGGAATTTGGAAAACAGCAAAGGAGATGATGATTAAAGCTTAAAAGAACCCTTACCTTTGCCAGCTTTCTCTGTGTCTCGACCGACTCGAATGGAAGCACCACGGTTAGCAACTCCCTGCACAAATCACAGTAAGCAAAACGAAAAATGAATATGCGTTTTCCAGACATTGGTATTTAGAACATGTATTGGATTAAATGAAGTGGAAGGGATACCCATAAGAAAGTATTGATATCAGCAGTCTCATGCCGTCCAGTGAGACGCCGTTCGTTGCCTTCGCCATAGGCAGCAATGTGTTCCTTGTGCTTCAGCCCAAGCTTTTCAATTGCCTTCTTGATAACTTCATAACCACCATCTTCTCTCATCGACTTGGTGCtgaaaccccaaaaaaaaaaagaaaaaaagaaaaacaagactCACTCCAAATAAGTTCAAATTGTTCCAAATCAGTTGAAAATAAGTATATGATCAAGGATAGTGTTTGTGGGTGGCATTTGGTAGGTACGTGTGGGGACCATGGCTGTTAGTCAAGACAATTGATCTGATAGGCCCCATTATGGATGGAAGATagcccatgccccaaaaatccacccaacaAAACAATCCTAACCCCTTCAATCTGCAGGCCTGTAAACAGGCAGGTAAGTAAAATTATTCCACATTGGGTGGAGAAAAAGGCCAACGATTAAATGGCTATGATCCTCCAATCTAGAAATTTTTTGGGACCATCCTCCATCCATGGTAAGGTCCATCAAATCAAAGGTCTGGAATTGGATCATAAAGATACTAAAAAAGAGAAGGATTTCTTGGTGTTGCTACCAAGAAACATGGAATGAATGGAATCCTCTTCTCATTCCACATAAAACAACTATATTACCTGTAATTCGTATGAGCGCCAGCTCCATTCCAATCTCCCTGGCGACAACAAACACAATATGAATGGAATCAAAATACAAAGAGAACCACAACAAGTTGTaaaacaatggaaaaaaaaaagataggtgGCATCCAAAAATAAATTTACCTGGATAGGCTTCGGGTCAAATGAGAGAACAACGCCAGCAATCTCTGTAATCCTCTGTTTACATAGCAAAGAGAACAATCTTACGACTAGTTTTACGAAATGTAGAATCATACATATAATtagattcttttaaaataagCAAGACATTCTATGTAATTCCCCTTTTCAGCCctatatatatcaaaattaagGTCTCCACAGCAGCCATGGACTGTAATTCTCTGTTTACATAGCAAAGAGAACATATGAATCATACATATACTatgattcttttaaaaatttcacacaaGCAACATTCCATCTTATAGGAATCATACATACAGTAGGAATCCCATAACAGGTTGTAGGAATCATATGTCTGGTACAATTCCTTTTGAGACTAATTTTAGAAAATGGAGACGGGAAACATACAAATAGTAGGAATGCCTGTCTGTTTTTTTAGAATTACACCATAACTACATTCAAATGAATAATTATTACTTGTGCAGGACCAAACCCGGAAACAATGGGCCACCCCATGAATTGTGTGGTTGCCGAACCATATGACAAATGGGAATGGGACTACCACACATGGGAATCTCGTATTAGATAGTAAAAGAATCAGGTTGCCATGTGGGCATCTGCAATTTACCTCAAGAATGTAGCAAGCGACCCATAGTTCATCACCGGCAGAGATACCGACGGCGGGGCCGACTTGGAATTCCCACTGCATGAGGAGCAAAGTTCAAGAACTGCATCGAATAATGAAGAGATGCAAGCAGACCAAATCTGTTAAAGAAAAGGATGGGTGAAATGGATTCTCACCTGGCCTGGCATGACTTCTCCATTTATGCCGCTGATGTTGATTCCTGCGTAAAGACAGGCCTTGTAGTGGGAATCCACTACGTCACGGCCGAATGCTTTGTCAGCACCAGCACCACAGTAGTATGGGCCCTGACCAATATTCACATAATTGCGTAGATTAATCAGACATCCGCGAAAGAGAAAAATCATTTCTTGTTAGAGATGACCTTGTCCAAAGAACAAATAGAAGGGGTGAAAAAAATCATGATTAGAAAGAGAACATCACACAATGATATACAAACAAGCGGAGTTCTAGCACGGATCCAGCTTTCAGTGACCCAGATCATCCacctggtggaccccacagtggatGGGAAATATCTTATTTTTAACCATGCATTTAAGGCCGACAATCAGATGGCTAGAATTGTCCAACAGGGGTGTCATTTGCAGCGAGCATCACCCACCAAAGGTTGCCCTCAACAAATGAACAGCCTTGATCTCCAAAAAAAGGTGTCCCACTCATaccaaaactaacaaaaatattGGGTCTTTTAGTCAACACATTGTTTGATAACCAGGAATTCTAACTCAGCTCGGTTGACCAATGAGTCAAGACTCAAACGAGTCGACCTGGTGACTCGCCCGAATCTCATAAATTTGACCAGGTTGGTCATatgtttaatttaattttttttaaggataGATTTACAAATAACATATCATTTGATATTCATGTATTCAAAATACTAATTAATAGCatacattattttttaaaaattggaaATAAAAAGGAGTAGAATCTAAGCAAGCATATTAATTGATAAGGAATTGCTATTAAaaccaaatttctaaaaattactaagaaaaacaaagaaaatcagTTCATTAACAGCAAGTAATGTTGTTGATTTAGCAACTTTTCACAAAGGATCAACTTGGACCAAGTTTTATGACTTGCTGGCTCGGCTGACTCAACATAAAACTTGGCTGAGTTGACTAAAACTCAGTAAGTTATGAACAGGAATGATCCATATCATGAATCGGCCAGTTTTTCTACCGATCCGAGTTAACTCATACGAGCCACTGGTTGACTCACCGAGTTTTCAAACACCGAGTCAACATATCAAGAGATGGGAGACTCCAAGAAGAGACAATACCCATAAAAACAAAG of the Magnolia sinica isolate HGM2019 chromosome 7, MsV1, whole genome shotgun sequence genome contains:
- the LOC131251559 gene encoding glutamine synthetase nodule isozyme-like; protein product: MNLRSKARTLPGLVANPQKLPKWNYDGSSTGQAPGEDSEVILYPQAIFKDPFRRGNNILVMCDAYTPAGEPIPMNKRHNAAKIFSHPDVLADVPWYGIEQEYTLLKKDVRWPIGWPVGGYPGPQGPYYCGAGADKAFGRDVVDSHYKACLYAGINISGINGEVMPGQWEFQVGPAVGISAGDELWVACYILERITEIAGVVLSFDPKPIQGDWNGAGAHTNYSTKSMREDGGYEVIKKAIEKLGLKHKEHIAAYGEGNERRLTGRHETADINTFLWGVANRGASIRVGRDTEKAGKGYFEDRRPASNMDPYVVTSMIAETTILWKPT